The Candidatus Thermoplasmatota archaeon sequence ATGGCGTTGTCCACAATGACGTTTTCGTAGCCGAAGTACCTGAGCACCCTGTCAGCCATCTCCAGGGCCTCGTCAGGACTGACCTCGAGAGCGTTCTCGATAGCGACCTTCAGCTTGTCACGTGTAACAACCATCAGTATAATCTCTGTTGGCTCGCTTATATCAACTTTGTGGAACGGCTTCTTGTAAGACGGGCGTTCCGAGTGCATCTGGGACCAAGTCTGGCTCTGCTCCTACGATGTCCTATTATCAACTTTGATTCTAGTGCCCGACGGCTTATATACCGACAAAACCGATTTCTTGGTCAAGTGGGATTGGGATGAAGCGAAGAAGCAAGAAGAGACTGCTGGAGCTGAAGGAGAACATCTCCTTCGTGCACCTCAACGTGAGATCTGGATACATCTCATACATCGAGGTCCCATCGAAGGGGTCCAAGCCTCGCGTCAAGGGCGTTCTGCTGAAGGGCAAGGACGCGGTGACGGAAGCCCAATGATTCTGTGAACTGCTCCGAAAGATTATTATTGCCATGGCAATATCATTACTGCATGGAAGAGGAGGAGCAGGATGAGACTCCTCTCGAAGAGCCGCTGAGGATCCGGGAGTATTCTGAGCCTCGACAACATGAGACCTGCATGGTCTGTGGACAGGAGAAGGAGCCCTACATTCTAATCGAGTATGAGAACAAGGCTGAGTATACGTGTGAGGAATGCTACAAGAAGAGCGTCGGCGAGCCCCTCACAGCCGTCATGAAGTGCGCGGAGTGCGGAGCTGACGTCGAAGATGCGGACGACTTCTGCGGCAAGTGCGGCGCCAAACAGAAGCAGAACTGTCCGGATTGTGGGGAGAGGATCTCAAGCAAGGATGCCTTCTGCGGCAAGTGCGGCGCGAAGCTATGATCTCTTCCTAGCGATGCTCCTCTCGGGCGCACTGTAGATCTTCAGAGGAAGAGGGCCGTCCTCGTCTATCTCGAAGGACCCGAGCCCGACCTCGATTCTCCTCACG is a genomic window containing:
- a CDS encoding zinc ribbon domain-containing protein, yielding MEEEEQDETPLEEPLRIREYSEPRQHETCMVCGQEKEPYILIEYENKAEYTCEECYKKSVGEPLTAVMKCAECGADVEDADDFCGKCGAKQKQNCPDCGERISSKDAFCGKCGAKL